A window of Castanea sativa cultivar Marrone di Chiusa Pesio chromosome 1, ASM4071231v1 contains these coding sequences:
- the LOC142639388 gene encoding actin-related protein 6, which yields MSSSFSYPDFSNVVVLDNGGGLIKAGLGGERNPSTVLPNCLLRPISSKKWITPPPTTTLPNSDPLDLTSAAVRRPLDRGYLINPDLQREIWAHLFTTLLRVTPSHSSLLLTEPLFTLPSIQRATDELVFEDFNFKSLYVADSPSLAHLYEASRSGPTGRLVSKAQCSLVVDCGFSFTHAAPVFQNFTLNYAVKRIDLGGKALTNYLKELVSYRAVNVMDETFLIDDVKENLCFVSLDVPRDLHIARKTGRDNLYRCTYVLPDGVTHTKGFVKDPEQAKRYLSVPHGDAPSQLEANKKEMDEVTERSENRKREVDFSKNEFDLTNERFLVPEMLFRPADLGMNQAGLAECIVRAVNACHPHLHPVLYESIILTGGSTLFPRFAERLERELRPLVADDYQVNITTQEDPILGVWRGGSLLASSPDFEAMCVTKAEYEELGSARCRRRFFH from the exons ATGTCGTCATCTTTCTCCTACCCAGACTTCTCAAACGTGGTAGTCCTCGACAACGGCGGCGGCCTCATAAAAGCCGGACTAGGCGGCGAACGCAACCCCTCCACCGTCCTCCCGAACTGCCTCCTCCGCCCCATCTCCTCCAAAAAATGGATCACCCCTCCACCCACCACCACCCTCCCCAACTCCGACCCCCTAGACCTCACCTCCGCCGCCGTCCGCCGCCCACTCGACCGCGGCTACCTTATAAACCCAGACCTGCAACGCGAGATATGGGCCCACCTCTTCACCACACTCCTCCGCGTCACCCCTTCTCACTCCTCCCTCCTCTTGACCGAACCCCTCTTCACTCTCCCTTCCATCCAACGCGCCACCGACGAACTCGTCTTCGAAGACTTCAACTTCAAGTCCCTCTACGTGGCCGACTCCCCTTCCTTGGCCCATCTCTACGAGGCCAGTCGATCTGGGCCCACGGGCCGCCTCGTCTCCAAGGCCCAATGTAGCCTCGTTGTCGACTGTGGCTTCTCCTTCACTCACGCCGCCCCTGTGTTTCAAAACTTCACGCTCAACTACGCCGTCAAACGAATCGACCTTGGTGGTAAAGCCCTCACTAATTACCTTAAAGAGCTCGTGTCTTATCGCGCCGTTAACGTTATGGACGAGACTTTCTTGATCGACGATGTTAAAGAAAACCTCTGCTTTGTCTCCCTTGATGTCCCACGTGACCTCCACATCGCAag GAAGACTGGGAGAGACAATTTGTACAGGTGCACGTATGTGCTTCCAGATGGGGTTACTCACACCAAGGGCTTTGTTAAGGACCCGGAACAGGCAAAAAGATACTTGTCTGTGCCACACGGGGACGCACCTTCACAATTAGAGGCTAATAAGAAGGAAATGGATGAAGTTACAGAGAGGAGTGAGAACCGGAAGAGAGAagttgatttctcaaaaaat GAGTTTGATTTGACAAATGAGCGGTTCCTTGTCCCTGAGATGCTCTTTCGTCCTGCAGATTTAG GAATGAACCAAGCCGGACTAGCAGAGTGCATTGTTCGAGCTGTCAATGCTTGCCATCCTCATCTTCACCCTGTACTCTATGAAAG CATTATTTTGACTGGTGGAAGCACGTTATTTCCTCGATTTGCTGAGAGACT AGAGAGGGAGCTCCGGCCTCTTGTTGCTGATGACTATCAAGTGAACATAACAACTCAAGAAGA TCCCATACTAGGTGTCTGGAGAGGGGGGTCGCTGTTGGCATCTAGTCCTGATTTTGAAGCGATGTGTGTCACTAAAGCTGAGTATGAGGAGCTTGGATCTGCAAGGTGTCGGAGGAGATTCTTCCATTGA
- the LOC142618256 gene encoding putative clathrin assembly protein At4g32285 yields MAPSTIRKAIGAVKDQTSISIAKVAGNIAPDLEVLVVKATSHDDEPAEERHIREIINLTTYSRGYVSACVVTISRRLSKTRDWIVALKALMLVHRVLVDGHPSFEDEIVYATRRGMRVLNMSDFRDEAHSNSWDHSSFVRFYAVFLDEKVESVVYEKKMKGEDNKNDRYRDEFDDNNGMGMGRRTRSYGDVSESVGKEKRRETPMREMQPEKVLGKLNQLLRILDRILACRPTGAAKSSKLVLVALYTVVRESFGVYVEICEALGVLLDRFLEMEYEVCVKAFDSYVNAAKMIDELVAFYGWCKDMGIARSSEYPEVQKITDKLLGTLEGFLRDMTNKPKSVESRVEKAAGKEEAVVEQNMNEIKALPPPENYTPPPPPPEPKPKPQPQQVTEDLVNLKEDGVSADEQGNKLALALFSGPPNGNTNGSWEAFPSNGEPEVTSAWQTPAAESGKADWELALVETASNLSNQKAALGGGLDPLLLNGMYDQGAVRQHVSATQLSGGSASSVALPGPGKSATPVLALPAPDGTVQAVGHQDPFAASLTVPPPSYVQIADMEKKQHLLVQEQQLWQQYGSNGMQGQVGLAKIAAASGYYGPSPQPMMPYGMPQPGGYYHGPY; encoded by the coding sequence ATGGCACCCAGCACGATCCGAAAGGCGATCGGGGCGGTGAAAGACCAAACGAGTATAAGCATAGCGAAAGTGGCTGGCAATATAGCCCCAGACCTCGAAGTTTTGGTCGTAAAAGCAACATCCCACGACGACGAACCAGCTGAGGAGAGGCACATCAGAGAGATCATCAATCTGACCACGTATTCGCGGGGTTATGTGAGTGCGTGTGTGGTGACGATATCGAGGCGTCTGAGCAAAACCCGGGATTGGATTGTGGCACTGAAGGCTCTGATGCTTGTGCATCGGGTTTTAGTCGATGGGCACCCTTCGTTTGAGGATGAGATCGTGTACGCGACTCGGAGGGGCATGAGGGTCTTGAATATGTCGGATTTTAGAGATGAGGCGCATTCGAATTCGTGGGATCATTCGAGTTTCGTGAGGTTTTATGCTGTGTTTTTGGACGAGAAGGTCGAGAGTGTGGTGtatgagaagaaaatgaaaggtGAGGATAATAAGAATGATAGGTACAGGGATGAGTTTGATGATAATAATGGAATGGGGATGGgtaggcggacgaggtcttatGGGGATGTGAGTGAATCGGTTGGGAAAGAGAAGAGGAGAGAGACGCCGATGAGGGAAATGCAGCCCGAGAAGGTTTTGGGGAAATTGAATCAGTTGTTGAGGATTCTTGATAGGATATTGGCTTGTAGGCCAACTGGTGCGGCTAAGAGTAGTAAATTGGTGCTTGTGGCGCTTTATACTGTTGTCAGGGAGAGTTTTGGGGTTTATGTGGAGATATGTGAGGCATTGGGGGTGTTGTTGGATAGGTTTCTGGAGATGGAGTATGAGGTTTGTGTTAAGGCTTTTGATTCTTATGTTAATGCGGCTAAGATGATTGATGAGCTTGTGGCGTTTTATGGTTGGTGTAAAGATATGGGGATTGCGCGGTCTTCTGAGTATCCTGAAGTCCAGAAGATTACTGATAAGCTTTTGGGAACCCTTGAAGGGTTCTTGAGGGATATGACAAACAAGCCAAAGAGCGTTGAGAGTAGAGTGGAGAAAGCGGCTGGGAAGGAGGAGGCAGTAGTGGAGCAGAATATGAATGAGATAAAGGCTCTTCCTCCGCCAGAGAATTATAcccctccaccaccaccacctgaACCGAAGCCTAAGCCACAGCCTCAGCAGGTGACCGAGGACTTGGTGAATTTAAAGGAAGATGGTGTTTCAGCTGATGAACAAGGCAACAAATTAGCTTTGGCATTGTTCTCTGGACCACCAAATGGGAATACTAATGGTTCGTGGGAAGCTTTCCCATCTAATGGAGAGCCTGAGGTGACTTCAGCTTGGCAGACACCTGCTGCTGAGAGTGGCAAAGCAGATTGGGAGTTGGCATTGGTGGAAACAGCTAGCAATCTTTCGAATCAGAAAGCTGCATTGGGGGGTGGGTTGGATCCATTGTTGTTGAATGGAATGTATGATCAGGGGGCAGTGAGGCAGCATGTGAGCGCTACTCAATTGAGTGGAGGAAGTGCAAGTAGTGTGGCATTGCCTGGGCCAGGCAAGAGTGCTACACCAGTGCTAGCTCTGCCTGCTCCAGATGGGACAGTTCAGGCGGTGGGGCACCAGGACCCTTTTGCTGCATCACTTACAGTGCCACCTCCTTCATATGTGCAAATAGCAGATATGGAGAAAAAGCAGCACTTGCTTGTGCAAGAACAGCAGCTCTGGCAGCAGTATGGAAGCAATGGGATGCAAGGCCAAGTGGGTTTGGCCAAGATTGCTGCTGCCTCTGGCTACTATGGCCCAAGTCCTCAACCAATGATGCCTTATGGCATGCCACAGCCAGGAGGGTACTACCATGGACCCTATTGA